One window of the Pleurocapsa minor HA4230-MV1 genome contains the following:
- a CDS encoding biopolymer transporter ExbD encodes MNLWQDDSQQSGANIEILPLIDVIFCILIFFILAAVNFSRQQAISLDLPQAKTGTPQLQNILIVTIDDLGQLYVDKTLVSRADLSWEIKKFRQANPDGLMTLYAAKNSTYREVVEVLDILRDVGGDRVALATLPEGSQPVQVAPTPGVNPALPGTSALPGLPDTIDPFSNPSNPPNPPSPPLP; translated from the coding sequence ATGAATCTCTGGCAGGATGATAGCCAGCAAAGTGGGGCAAATATTGAGATATTGCCCTTAATTGACGTTATTTTCTGTATTTTGATCTTTTTTATCTTAGCTGCGGTCAATTTTTCGCGTCAACAAGCAATTAGTCTGGATTTGCCTCAAGCAAAAACTGGTACGCCACAGTTGCAAAATATTTTAATTGTGACGATTGATGATCTTGGTCAGCTATACGTTGATAAGACTTTGGTTAGTCGCGCTGATTTGTCGTGGGAAATTAAAAAATTCCGACAGGCTAATCCTGATGGCTTGATGACTTTGTATGCTGCCAAAAACTCGACCTACAGAGAAGTCGTTGAAGTTTTAGATATTCTGCGGGATGTGGGGGGCGATCGCGTGGCGCTAGCCACTCTACCCGAAGGCTCTCAACCAGTACAAGTTGCGCCGACTCCAGGAGTTAATCCTGCTCTACCTGGCACTAGCGCTCTACCTGGCTTACCCGACACCATCGATCCCTTTTCTAATCCGTCTAATCCGCCTAATCCTCCTAGTCCGCCATTGCCATAA
- a CDS encoding MotA/TolQ/ExbB proton channel family protein — MNFLEIIDKGGISMYPLLFLSVLSIATILERLWFWSRVVFQEKKIFNQIMEAAERNWNLVGKIAQEHISHPLGSFVYSPFLLSNPDPDMFHLALESAAEEQVARMRKGDKVLEAIIALSPLLGLFGTVWGLIQALSSIKISDLGTADASGVTMGIGESLISTAAGLLVAIVSLSFYRMFQAFWANQIRILRRTGSRLEVMYRDRWSQLQEDETPGVISKDEYSFVDIRPPNLRSPNQ, encoded by the coding sequence ATGAATTTTTTAGAAATTATTGATAAGGGCGGTATTTCTATGTATCCCCTGCTGTTTCTTTCAGTACTATCTATTGCAACTATCCTCGAACGGCTCTGGTTTTGGTCAAGAGTAGTTTTCCAAGAAAAGAAAATTTTTAATCAGATCATGGAAGCTGCCGAACGCAACTGGAATTTGGTAGGTAAAATTGCTCAGGAACATATTAGTCATCCCTTGGGAAGTTTTGTTTATTCTCCCTTTTTACTATCTAACCCTGACCCTGATATGTTTCACCTCGCTCTAGAATCGGCTGCTGAAGAACAAGTAGCGCGGATGCGCAAGGGAGACAAAGTATTAGAGGCAATTATTGCTCTTTCTCCTTTGTTAGGCTTATTTGGAACAGTTTGGGGACTAATTCAAGCCTTAAGTTCGATTAAAATCAGTGACTTAGGTACAGCAGATGCTTCTGGAGTAACCATGGGGATTGGGGAATCATTGATCTCTACGGCAGCAGGTTTACTAGTCGCCATTGTTAGCCTCAGCTTTTATCGTATGTTTCAGGCTTTTTGGGCAAATCAGATTAGAATCTTACGTCGCACTGGTAGCCGTCTGGAAGTTATGTATCGCGATCGCTGGTCACAATTACAAGAAGACGAAACCCCTGGCGTTATTAGCAAAGACGAATATTCCTTTGTCGATATTAGACCCCCTAATCTTCGATCCCCCAATCAGTAA
- a CDS encoding serpin family protein translates to MNRNTLWGTFALVLLLSLAALASQEEASSVSSLNQLSSGSKLIASQPGTKLNQLVNANNRFGFDLFAQLQLQPKSQSQNIFISPQSIAIALGMTRNGTAGKTQAEISQTLGLEQFDPATVDSNYEQLIETLNTADNSGKLAIANSLWVNQNISLKDSFIKTTQDFYQGKVSNLDFTDTSAKNTINQWVASNTANQIPAIVDSLSPEAALYLINAIYFKASWTDKFDPNATTEQPFYLESKTTKPVAMMSQTGDYRYYENQQFQAIRLPYGKGKLAMYIFLPQANSSLEQFNQQLNLANWQTWLNQMRSQPGNVSLPKFKLEYTKELKDVLSSLGMQQVFNSSQADFSAMTDSAVALAQVKHKAVIEVDEEGTEAAGATSSGIRITSATPQNKPFTMNINRPFFFTIHDDRAGIILFMGNVVEPEEN, encoded by the coding sequence ATGAACCGTAATACTCTTTGGGGAACTTTTGCTCTAGTTTTACTGCTTAGTTTAGCGGCATTAGCATCTCAGGAAGAAGCCAGCTCAGTCAGTTCTCTCAATCAGCTATCTAGTGGATCTAAGTTAATTGCTAGCCAACCAGGAACTAAACTAAATCAGCTAGTAAACGCCAATAATCGCTTTGGCTTTGATTTATTTGCTCAACTCCAGCTACAGCCAAAATCTCAGTCTCAAAACATATTTATCTCACCTCAGAGTATAGCGATCGCTCTAGGGATGACGCGCAACGGTACGGCGGGAAAAACTCAGGCAGAAATCAGCCAAACTCTAGGATTAGAACAATTTGACCCAGCAACAGTTGATTCTAACTATGAGCAGTTAATTGAAACTTTAAACACTGCCGATAACTCTGGAAAATTGGCGATCGCTAATTCTCTCTGGGTCAATCAAAATATTAGTTTAAAAGATAGTTTTATTAAAACTACCCAAGATTTTTATCAGGGAAAAGTCAGCAACCTAGACTTTACCGACACCTCCGCCAAGAATACAATTAATCAGTGGGTAGCCAGCAACACCGCTAACCAAATTCCTGCGATCGTTGATTCGCTCTCGCCTGAAGCTGCTTTGTATCTAATCAACGCCATCTATTTTAAAGCAAGCTGGACAGATAAGTTCGATCCTAATGCCACTACAGAGCAACCTTTCTATCTTGAATCTAAGACAACAAAACCTGTAGCGATGATGAGTCAGACAGGAGACTATCGCTACTATGAAAACCAACAGTTTCAAGCGATTCGGCTACCTTACGGCAAAGGTAAACTGGCAATGTATATTTTTCTCCCTCAAGCCAATAGCAGTCTAGAGCAATTCAATCAGCAGTTAAATCTAGCTAATTGGCAAACATGGTTGAATCAAATGCGATCGCAACCAGGCAATGTTTCTCTACCCAAATTTAAGCTGGAATATACTAAAGAGTTAAAAGATGTCCTGTCCTCTCTGGGGATGCAGCAGGTATTTAATTCTAGTCAAGCAGACTTTTCTGCCATGACAGATAGTGCTGTGGCTCTCGCTCAGGTTAAACACAAAGCGGTAATTGAGGTCGACGAAGAGGGAACAGAAGCTGCGGGAGCTACCTCTAGTGGTATTCGTATAACATCAGCAACACCTCAAAATAAGCCTTTTACAATGAACATTAATCGCCCCTTTTTCTTCACCATTCATGACGATCGTGCAGGAATAATCCTTTTTATGGGTAATGTTGTTGAGCCTGAAGAAAATTAG
- the hisH gene encoding imidazole glycerol phosphate synthase subunit HisH translates to MVNVAVIDYDMGNLHSACKGLEKAGAVPKITNAAEDIFAADAVVLPGVGAFDPAMRHIRERNLEEIIKQAIATGKPFLGICVGLQLLFEGSAEGIEKGLGIIPGMVHRFKSEPGITVPQIGWNQLEFNQPNHPLWQDLPPEPYVYFVNSFYAAPQEPQFNSAMVTHGSQTVTAAIAHDNLMAVQFHPEKSSENGLKILSNFVTLVQNQKS, encoded by the coding sequence ATGGTTAATGTAGCTGTGATTGACTACGATATGGGAAATCTACACTCTGCCTGTAAAGGTTTGGAGAAAGCGGGTGCAGTGCCTAAAATAACCAATGCTGCTGAAGATATTTTTGCTGCTGATGCCGTAGTTTTGCCAGGTGTAGGAGCCTTCGATCCTGCCATGAGACACATTAGAGAGCGTAATCTAGAAGAGATAATTAAGCAAGCTATTGCCACAGGTAAACCATTTTTAGGTATTTGTGTGGGACTACAGCTTTTATTTGAAGGCTCGGCTGAAGGTATTGAAAAGGGATTAGGTATTATTCCTGGTATGGTACATCGTTTTAAAAGTGAGCCAGGAATCACTGTGCCACAGATCGGTTGGAATCAACTGGAGTTTAATCAACCCAATCATCCACTATGGCAAGATTTGCCCCCTGAGCCTTATGTTTATTTTGTTAACTCGTTTTATGCTGCTCCCCAAGAGCCTCAATTTAATTCGGCAATGGTAACTCATGGTTCACAAACCGTAACAGCTGCGATCGCTCATGATAATTTGATGGCAGTCCAGTTTCATCCAGAAAAGTCTTCGGAGAATGGACTAAAGATTCTCTCGAACTTTGTCACCCTGGTACAAAACCAAAAAAGTTAA
- a CDS encoding restriction endonuclease subunit S gives MIDINKLPTGWSIKSLSELCILNPKHNNNLLDELEVSFVPMAEVDEKTGTISPDVECRKLGEIRKGYTHFANGDVIFAKITPCMENGKSAIAENLCNGLACGSTEFYTLRSYGAISPQYLHPFLRQNSYIQNASMNMTGVVGHRRVTKDFILSTSIPLPPLNEQKRIVTKIEALQTRSTAVKEELKAIKPLLNQFRQSVLAAAFRGDLTKDWREQNPDVEPASKIVESNSDLVSSNLPISWYQALIGDVVENLKYGTSKKCSYKIDGIPVLRIPNVVDGTIDHSDLKYAELSDKELDKLRLTPGDVLMIRSNGSVSLVGRTAIIDEAERGFAYAGYLIRLRPNRTLVYPKYLNLWFSSYEIRLQIEIPLRSTSGVNNINSDETKKLHIPLAPLEEQKEIVRRIESLFKLADSIEQQYQQAEADLKTLNQSILAKAFRGELVPQDPNDEPASVLLERIKAERQRDKAKPKKSETEKKRSSKKEDKQLEIPGI, from the coding sequence TTGATTGATATTAATAAATTACCTACAGGATGGTCAATTAAGTCTTTAAGTGAACTTTGTATATTAAATCCCAAACACAATAACAATTTATTAGATGAATTAGAAGTCTCTTTTGTACCAATGGCGGAAGTTGATGAAAAAACTGGCACTATTTCACCAGATGTTGAATGTAGAAAATTAGGAGAAATTAGAAAAGGATATACACACTTTGCTAACGGAGATGTCATTTTTGCCAAGATAACTCCTTGTATGGAAAATGGGAAATCTGCTATTGCTGAAAATCTTTGTAATGGTCTAGCTTGTGGTTCTACAGAATTTTATACTTTGCGTAGTTATGGTGCAATTTCACCTCAATATTTACATCCTTTTCTACGCCAGAATAGCTATATACAAAATGCTTCGATGAACATGACAGGTGTAGTAGGTCATCGACGTGTTACCAAAGATTTCATTTTATCAACAAGTATTCCTTTACCACCCCTCAACGAACAAAAACGCATAGTCACCAAAATAGAAGCCCTACAAACAAGAAGCACCGCAGTAAAAGAGGAACTCAAAGCAATTAAACCTCTACTAAATCAATTTCGTCAATCTGTTCTGGCTGCTGCTTTTCGTGGTGATTTAACTAAAGACTGGCGAGAACAAAACCCCGATGTAGAACCTGCTTCAAAGATTGTAGAATCTAATTCTGATTTAGTATCAAGCAATCTACCTATTAGTTGGTATCAAGCTTTAATTGGTGATGTTGTTGAAAATCTAAAATATGGAACATCCAAAAAGTGTAGTTATAAAATAGATGGTATTCCTGTATTACGCATTCCTAATGTTGTTGATGGAACTATTGACCATTCAGATTTGAAATATGCAGAACTGTCAGACAAAGAATTAGATAAATTAAGACTCACCCCAGGAGATGTTTTAATGATTAGGTCGAACGGGAGTGTGTCATTAGTTGGTAGAACAGCCATCATTGATGAAGCAGAACGAGGTTTCGCTTATGCTGGATATTTAATTAGATTAAGACCAAACAGAACCTTAGTTTATCCAAAATATCTAAATCTATGGTTTTCTAGTTATGAGATTAGATTACAAATAGAGATTCCTTTACGCTCAACAAGTGGAGTTAATAATATTAATAGCGACGAGACAAAAAAATTACATATTCCTCTTGCACCACTTGAAGAACAAAAAGAAATAGTCCGCCGTATCGAATCTCTCTTCAAACTAGCAGACAGTATCGAACAACAATACCAACAAGCAGAAGCCGACTTAAAAACCCTCAATCAATCCATATTAGCTAAAGCATTCCGAGGCGAACTTGTACCCCAAGACCCTAATGATGAACCAGCATCAGTATTATTAGAAAGGATTAAGGCAGAAAGACAAAGAGATAAAGCTAAACCTAAAAAATCTGAGACTGAGAAGAAACGAAGTAGCAAGAAAGAAGATAAACAATTAGAGATACCTGGAATATAG
- a CDS encoding Uma2 family endonuclease produces MNSQLSVNREVVPLKIRLHQSMKMTDEQFFDFCQLNQDVNIERNSHGELIFMSPTGAEGEERNFNLVGQLWLWTKQNATGVGFGSSGGFTLPNGAVRSPDAAWIDKKRWQQIDNNLRKKFAPICPDFVVELRSETDSLQILQDKMQEYIDNGASLGWLIDPIKQKVYIYRPNTNVEELDHPVSLDGENVLSGFVLNLQDIGF; encoded by the coding sequence ATGAATTCTCAGTTATCAGTTAATAGAGAAGTTGTTCCTTTGAAAATTCGTTTGCATCAATCGATGAAGATGACAGACGAACAGTTTTTTGATTTTTGTCAACTTAATCAAGATGTCAATATTGAACGCAATTCCCACGGAGAATTAATTTTCATGTCCCCTACTGGTGCAGAAGGAGAGGAAAGAAATTTTAATTTAGTTGGTCAATTATGGTTGTGGACTAAGCAGAATGCTACTGGGGTTGGGTTTGGTTCTAGTGGTGGTTTTACTTTACCTAATGGTGCGGTACGTTCTCCCGATGCTGCATGGATTGATAAAAAACGTTGGCAACAAATTGACAATAATTTACGGAAAAAATTCGCGCCTATTTGTCCAGACTTTGTAGTGGAGTTGCGTTCGGAAACCGATAGTTTACAAATTTTGCAGGATAAGATGCAAGAATATATTGATAATGGTGCTTCATTAGGCTGGTTAATCGATCCCATAAAGCAAAAGGTTTATATTTATCGTCCTAATACTAATGTAGAAGAGTTAGACCATCCTGTTAGTTTAGATGGAGAAAATGTTTTATCTGGCTTTGTTTTGAATCTTCAAGATATAGGTTTTTAG